The window CCCTTTTGATGACAGTGGTGGTTTCGCATCACCTGAGGATGTTTCTGGTGGAGGTGCCACACTGGTACCTGGTGGCTGTGTAACGGGTAAAGGAGGTGCTGCAGAGTGATTAGAAACCAAAAGAGGATTCCCCAAGGTTAAAACTCTAACCCCATCTCGAAATTTTGGTAATGGAGGCTCGAAATTGTTTCCAGTCAAATCCAACAACCTCAAAGATTTCAAACTCGTAAAATTCTGAGGAACTTTACCACTAATATTGTTTCCAGCAAGTCGAATTTCCATCAGTGAATCTAACTTCGATATGGAAGGACTCAAAGTACCAAGAAGACCACGCTTGGGCAGATTGATTATCGAAATCTCGGACTTGGGATTGCAACTAATCCCCAACCATGGTCCTTGACATGGATCGTTCCCTGACCACTCCGATGCAAGAGGTATCGGATAATTCAGACTGCCAAGAAAATCTAAAAGCGCAGTGACTTCAGGAGCACATTGTAGACCTGGTTTTGATTGACAAAAATTGTTGTTATCATAAGTAACATTAAGAGCCTTGAACTTTGGTATTGGACCCATTAGAACGTTATTATTGAGGACCAGATTATGCAGATTCATATTGGCCAAGCTCTCAGGAATCAAACCAACAAGCTGGTTTCTATTGAGATTAAGCTCATACAAAGAAGCTAGATCCCCAATATTTTCAGGGATCACTCCTGAGAATTGGTTTCCATGAAGCCATAGTTGAGTCAACGAAGTCATCGACGGAATTACATCGAGCGGACCGATCATTCCTGTATCTTGGCCATTCAGCCACAGAATCTGCATCAAAGACTGCCCAAAACTTTTGGGAATTGGACCTGTTAACCTGTTATAGGAAAGCTTGAGAGCTGACAGTGATGGCAATGTCCCCAAGAACTCAGGGAGAGGTCCAGCAAGATTACTCTGTATCAGTGAAAGATTTGTGAGCTGAACTGACTTAGCAAGCTCATCAGGAAGAGTCCACCCAGAAGTGGCATTCAAAGGGTTATAATCCAAAGCCAATTCTCTAATGCTGCTTAAACCATCGAAGAAATCCGATGGGATCGTGTCGAACTCGTTGTCGTTTAAGAAAGCAAATTCCAGTTCTGATAAGCCACTGAAAGAGGGCAATGCCCCATTGAACTTGTTCTTTTGGAGACCCAAATTGGAGAGCTTAGAGAGATGGTTAAAATTGGGAGGCAATGGCCCTTTTAGACCCAAACCCTGAACCTGAATCTGAGAAACTCTATCACCTGAACAGTAAACATGAGGCCATGGAGGAACCCCACATGGGTCATCTCCATTGTCAGGCCATTCGAGAAGCTCTGGATTATCCAAACCCTTTTTGAAATCATTAAGAATTTTCACATCATTTACGTCAGTGGCATATAAACAAACACTTGATAGGCAcaacaaaaacagagagataCACAGCCCCAACTTCTCATCCACCATTTCCAATCTACAAGTAATCAAAAAACTAGAACAATAAACCCAAATGCAATGTAAAATCGCATCAATTTCAAACGAATCAAGccgaaacaaacaaaacccagatcagaaaatacattgaaaaatggtaaaaacaCCTGAAAATCGAAGCTCTGTTTCCTCAATGACGAAGAAGAGGAGAAGGGAGAGTGAAAGCTTCCATAAGaggcgaagaagaagaagaagaaagagagggatAGATGGGGCAAAGTAGAGAAGGCGCCTTTACGACTGTCTGTTTCTGGATCGTCGGGTGCTCTTCCTTTGAACCTAACTCGGTTCCCTTTGTCTTTTTCATCCATCCGTTTGGCCTTATTACCTAAAGCAACAGTGGTAGCATGCTCCACCCACTGACAGATGAGCTCGCCGACACTCAATTACTACGCCCAAACTCAACATCCAGCTATGCCTTTCCACTGAAATtcggattttctttttcttttcttttcttttttgtggaaaaaaaaaaaaaaaaaaagtttcccACNtttttttcttcaaaaagaaGTCAAAGGAGGAAGATTTAAACATGTGAACAtagattttagttataaaatcaaatatttttctaaaaataacatagtttttgtttaatattttgtatttttcttatacaaaatgaattattttagttCCACAATAGATAGAACTGGAGGATTCGAACGTCTCACTAttctataatatatttataattaaaaaaattagtcataGTTGTCTATTAAACACGGGATTGAATATGAACTATTGCTAATGGGTGTCATTGAGTTGGTGATTCAAGCAACCTAAATAGAATTCAcatctttttatatttctctgtgatatatattatattaataattaaaattttattaaaattcaaatatcaaacctTTATAAGTCACAATCAgttacaaacgttaaatattcttaattttttttaagagtagAGTAGGGCTgggttgtaaccctatttttggaTTCGTTGGACCCGACCAAAAGAATGTCAACCCACAAACCAAATTGACTTAACCCAAACCGAAAAAAAATTTAGCCTAACCTATCTCTACGATTTGGGTTGGATAATCCAGATTTGTCCAGTTATCAAGTCACACCAATAATTCTAttggtttaattaatttgtgaacatatttttatttaaaaaatttgtaaaattgttattttacaatattattattatatatatatatatatatatatgattttaaattttttattatttatgattcTTAGTtcatcttaaataaaatatggaatttaaatatgtagtGAAATACTTTACTATTTTTGTTGGCATTCATATTTGGAAATATACACGTggaaatttgtattttatgaaatatatatggcAAATGACgtgtaataaaatattataataaatgtttaattatttaaaaaatcacattcatatatataataattatccTGGATTTACgcacttttatttaaaaaatatttaaaagatcttcgaaaatctaaatttaaaaatgatttaattgcAAAAGCAATatctacaaattttttaatcaattattaataaatggaTAATTCtacgtttttttattttttattttttatgtaattttaaaattagtggttattattttaaagaaagtgGGACCCACGtgtgataataaaataataaggaaaataaaaagtcgGCGTTAATTGAGGATGATTCTATTCCTCGTAGGAATATATTTAATccataaaatggaaaaacaaattCCACGCCGCCAAACACTCCCACGTGTGAGCTGTCCCTTCAATGGACTTTAATGCAAAATTATATGTTTagtatatttcatttaaattcttttatgatttgggtttattttgttttggttaattttaaaatttattatatttgacatttattaTGAGTTTTTAATacgaaaaataatttttagggttttgtggattttgtttttatttttttaaaaaaaatattattttagccttttttttttttaatgattagtgtattttatttagtagtagttattataaaaataaataaataaataaataattgaaaagcatAATGTTTAAAGTTGTTCGGGACAAAAAGTTCTCCGCTAAAGTTGTTCTGTCTGCTTAGCTAAGAGACCAAAACAAATGTCGTCACCACAAAAAGTCGGCAGAGGAGATATGACAATGATAAGGAGTAAAAAGGAGGGGAGTGTAATGCTTTAATACCCATTACTCATGAAGAGTAACTATGCAGCATGGTTGATAAAGATGTGTGGTAATTTAAGACACAAGATGTGTGAGACGATATCAAGCATGGTGAGGACGTCGAGGTGTGTGAGGATAAGATGNgattttgtttttatttttttaaaaaaaatattattttagccttttttttttttaatgattagtgtattttatttagtagtagttattataaaaataaataaataaataaataattgaaaagcatAATGTTTAAAGTTGTTCGGGACAAAAAGTTCTCCGCTAAAGTTGTTCTGTCTGCTTAGCTAAGAGACCAAAACAAATGTCGTCACCACAAAAAGTCGGCAGAGGAGATATGACAATGATAAGGAGTAAAAAGGAGGGGAGTGTAATGCTTTAATACCCATTACTCATGAAGAGTAACTATGCAGCATGGTTGATAAAAGATGTGTGGTAATTTAAGACACAAGATGTGTGAGACGCTATCAAGCATGGTGAGGACGTCGAGGTGTGTGAGGATAAGATGACTCCTATTGCTATCTACTAACCAGTCTCAGACAATGCTTTTCTTGTGTTGGCAGAGAAGGATTCGATAAAAGTTGCGTGGAAGACGCTCCAAACAATATATATGGGTGTAAAATGGGTCGATGGTGCTAAGGTGCAAACTCTGAAAAGTGAGTTTGAGGCCATTCGCATAAAAAGCGGTGGGTCGGTAGACGACTTTGCCATGAAGTTAATGATGATCGTCACCAGTATCCGTTTGTTAGGTAAAAAGGTGGAGGAGGTTTTCGTCGTCAAGAAGTTATTTCGAGTCGTCCCATCTAAATTCATGCAGATTGTTACCTCAatctgttaagaatgagaaatagaaatagaattgggatcgaaagtatgatcttcattcatgtttaccacgtttaaataggatacaaactatcaactaatacctaaaaatagaaaaaatatatatctaactaaatctggtaaataaataaaatatacggttaatcaaatctatactaacaactccctaaatatgtgagatatattctaactaattatcaccgcaaaatatcctcttaatactccccctcaagttggagagtgtatgtcgatcacacccaacttgtccttcaaaaagtcaaattgctgtcttcccaaagctttagtaaaaacatctgccaattgcattttggtcgaaacataacacggtttgatgattccagcttgtaacttttctcgaactatatgacaatctatttcaatgtgtttcgtacgttcatgaaaaactggattggctgctatatgtaatgctgcttgattatcacaat is drawn from Cucurbita pepo subsp. pepo cultivar mu-cu-16 unplaced genomic scaffold, ASM280686v2 Cp4.1_scaffold000154, whole genome shotgun sequence and contains these coding sequences:
- the LOC111784110 gene encoding receptor-like kinase TMK3 — its product is MVDEKLGLCISLFLLCLSSVCLYATDVNDVKILNDFKKGLDNPELLEWPDNGDDPCGVPPWPHVYCSGDRVSQIQVQGLGLKGPLPPNFNHLSKLSNLGLQKNKFNGALPSFSGLSELEFAFLNDNEFDTIPSDFFDGLSSIRELALDYNPLNATSGWTLPDELAKSVQLTNLSLIQSNLAGPLPEFLGTLPSLSALKLSYNRLTGPIPKSFGQSLMQILWLNGQDTGMIGPLDVIPSMTSLTQLWLHGNQFSGVIPENIGDLASLYELNLNRNQLVGLIPESLANMNLHNLVLNNNVLMGPIPKFKALNVTYDNNNFCQSKPGLQCAPEVTALLDFLGSLNYPIPLASEWSGNDPCQGPWLGISCNPKSEISIINLPKRGLLGTLSPSISKLDSLMEIRLAGNNISGKVPQNFTSLKSLRLLDLTGNNFEPPLPKFRDGVRVLTLGNPLLVSNHSAAPPLPVTQPPGTSVAPPPETSSGDAKPPLSSKGSPIPRSPVSLTNSSSSGTQKSSKPRRVIYVIATVLVIFMIFLSVLFCIFCYRKRKRADESPTFVVHPKDPSYPENMFKISVLNKNPGNLSNKTGTSMTSSSSGGTENSHLIEDGNLVVAVQVLRKATNDFAPENELGRGGFGTVYKGELEDGSKMAVKRMEAGSISNKALEEFQSEIAVLSHVRHRHLVSLLGYSTEGAERLLVYEYMPQGALSRHLFHWKALKLEPLSWMTRLTIALDVARGIEYLHSLARQTFIHRDLKSSNILLDDDFRAKVSDFGLVKLAPDGEKSVATKLAGTFGYLAPEYAVMGKITTKADVFSFGVVLMELLTGMMALDEARPEESRYLAQWFWQIKSNREKLMSAIDPSLSVNDDLFERISIIAELAGHCTAREPSHRPDMGHVVSVLSPLVEKWKPIQNDAESFSGIDYSLPLPQMLKVWQQSGSRETSFTSLQDSKGSIPARPTGFADSFTSVDGR